Within the Bacillota bacterium genome, the region TATCGCCTTCAGCCGGGATGTCATCTGTAGCCACCTTATGGCCGTAAGGGATGTCCTCAAGGGCCACGAACTCTTCGCGGCCCGCTCGAGAGGGCACGGCCTCCAATACAGAGCCTGCCGGGACGACGACCAGGGCCGTGGCTACGTTGTCTCTTTCGTTCAACAAGATAACCCTGTGAGTTCTGTCCACCATTAGCCGCTAGCCTCCGAAAGTAGTTCAGCTGCCCGTCTTACCTCAATGAACTCCTGTATACTTCTTGATTCCGTAGGTGAACACCTCCAAAGCGAGGGCCGCGCGGTGACCGGCGGAACCAGAACCAGTGAACGTTCATATACGGCACGCGCAAGCGGCGACCTACCCGACCCTCTGGGGGCGTCTTGCGGTCGCCGCTACTCTCAATTGCGCGAAACTCGACAGAATCACTTCTCCCGGAGAACGTCCCTCACGATTCGGAGGAAATCGTCCTCGGAAAGAAGACTCTTCATCACCCTGCCCAGGGACTTAACACGTTCCACAATGATGTCCACTTGCTCGTCGGTTGCCTTGACACCGTGCTTCTCCAGGTATTGCAGAACCGTCACTTTTCCGCTGCCCTTTCCGAGCACGAAGCGGACGGAGCTCTGTCCGACCATCTCCGATGTATATGGAGTCATGACCGGCTTGAAGCCCTTCTTGTTCATCTCGCTTATCACGTGGGTCACAACCCCGGACTCGATATCGAACAGATGCTGGCCCACAATGGGCTTGTTCTTCGCCAGGCGGAACTTGGATATCTCCTCCACTGCCTTGCTCACGTACATGATCTTGGAGAGATCGAGCCCAGTGTCTATTCCCCAGAGACACTCGAGGGCCATGGCTACCTCCTCCGTGGCCACGTTCCCCGTCCTCTCCCCGATACCGTTGATCGCCGTATGAACCCCGTCCGCTCCTCCGAGGACTGCGCCGAGGACTGCACCGACTGCCATGCCGAAGTCGTTGTGCACGTGGAACTCCAGCTTCATTCCAGGGAACATCCGGCGGAACTCTTCGAACGTCTCCTGGACGGCGGCCGGCGTCGCAACCCCGAGCGTGTCCACCAAGGTCAACGCATCGGGTCTTGCCTGATCCACGACAGCCTTGTACACCTTCTTTGAGAATTCAAGGGGAGCTCGGAAGAAGTCCCACCCCATGAAGGTCGTGTGCAGCCCATTAGCTTTGGCCATGCTCACCGCGGATACCAGGCGATCGATGACCTTTTCCTCTGTAAGGTCATAACCCCACCGACACATATAAGGGTTCACGGTGTGTTCCACCACTATGGCCCTGACACCACAGTCAAGAGACGCGTTGATGTCGTCCTTGTGGGCGCGGGCGAATGCCACGATCTCGGACTTGAGGTTCATGTTGACGAGCTTCTTGATGCCAGCGGCGATATCGTCCGAGACGATGGGCATGCCGGCTTCGATCCGCTGGACGCCTAGCTCAGAAAGGGCCTCCGCGATGACGATTCTCTCATCGGCCTTGAAGGCCACCCCAGGCGTCTGCTCGCCGTCCCGCAAGGTCACATCGTGGAAGTACACTTTGGCAGGCAACTTCGCGGTTATCGCCGGCGAGTAGTTGTGGGGAGATGTCCAGAATCTATCGTTGTCGAACCACGGTTTGCCCTTCAGTTGTTCCAGAGTCCATTCATCCATAGTTCTCTAAGACTCCCTCCACTGCCATTTCGATTTCGAGCCTCCGCAGGGGCCATGGCGCCTAGAACACTACGCCCAAGACGTGCGCCCTATTGGGGGCTTGCGCCCGGTGGGTCTACCAGACAGTCTGAACCTTGAGCAGGGGCGGTGCGGGCAGATGCTCGAGGACCTTGCCACGAATTGACTCAAAGCTCGCCAGTCCCTTGGCTTCCGCATACGCCTCCAAGTCCGCCAGTATCTTGAGGGACGCGTCAGGGTCCCTATACACTGCGGCGCATATGCCTGCGGCTGATGCGCCAGCCATAATTGCCTGCACAATGTCGTCCCCAGTCGTAAGTCCTCCCGTGGGGATCAAAGGGA harbors:
- a CDS encoding UxaA family hydrolase; translated protein: MVDRTHRVILLNERDNVATALVVVPAGSVLEAVPSRAGREEFVALEDIPYGHKVATDDIPAEGDIIKYGEVIGTATAPIPRGAHVHVHNVSGKRGRGDLPEHAAKPDQDRAVPGRGCQNPCGGRGEW
- a CDS encoding homocitrate synthase, translating into MDEWTLEQLKGKPWFDNDRFWTSPHNYSPAITAKLPAKVYFHDVTLRDGEQTPGVAFKADERIVIAEALSELGVQRIEAGMPIVSDDIAAGIKKLVNMNLKSEIVAFARAHKDDINASLDCGVRAIVVEHTVNPYMCRWGYDLTEEKVIDRLVSAVSMAKANGLHTTFMGWDFFRAPLEFSKKVYKAVVDQARPDALTLVDTLGVATPAAVQETFEEFRRMFPGMKLEFHVHNDFGMAVGAVLGAVLGGADGVHTAINGIGERTGNVATEEVAMALECLWGIDTGLDLSKIMYVSKAVEEISKFRLAKNKPIVGQHLFDIESGVVTHVISEMNKKGFKPVMTPYTSEMVGQSSVRFVLGKGSGKVTVLQYLEKHGVKATDEQVDIIVERVKSLGRVMKSLLSEDDFLRIVRDVLREK